TCGAACCGAAAACTATACCGTAATTCCGTAAATAATTATGCGAGTGTACATtccgtacttcccgaactcacattatattatttagaaattactcATCTACGAACCAAACCCGAATACGCtaaaatgaaccggtaattacacATAAATTACCAACATGAAAgaacaaacaaattacaaaacttTATTTTTTATTCTCTCGATTCTATTTGCTTAGAACGAGAGGGAATAGATAGTATTATCATGCGAGAGATTTCGTGCAACCTGAGGCAAATGTAAGGGTCGAAATACTCTTTATGAAAAACGATTCGTAATTTTATAGTTATCTAAATTTATCATTTACCATTGGCGGTCGATGGAGTGTCAACCATCGTAAATATATCCAACAATTAAGATCGGAACCCATAACCTGCGGAAAAGAAGGTAATAGGGAGTATATGGTATTTAGAGGCATGCTTGGGATATTTGGTTAAACACATTCTTTCATGATAAGTAATGACTTCCGAGATTAGGATCAATTACGGCGCAGGAACAAGCTATTTATTGTCAAATAGCTACACGCGGTGTCTTTGTATAATTACGGTGCAGGAACAAGCTATTTGGTTAAACACATTCTATGGTATATAGAGGCATGCTTGGGACATTTAGATTGTTGGCTGTTGTGATTGACTTGGATGATCACCACAAATGTTTTAGTTTGGTAAATTAAACATGATGAGGCGGTCATTTGATTgatgttgtattgttgttgtagtTTAGTTGATTAGATTTTTCGCTTTAGGATTAAGTGTTGGCTTCTCCCTGTGATATCAACTCAAGGATAGAGCTTGGGTGAAAGAGATCCCCAGGTCTCCCTAAGGAAAAGAAAAATTAGAGAAAGTTGGTGCATTATATATGTCCACATTCTCACACATAATTACACTGTTTAACAAGACTTGTAAATTTGCTTCCATTTTATAGGCCCCAACCATTCTTGTGGCTCTACGCTGTACTTTCCATTTGGGATAATTTGCGATCAAGGAAACTTGATTCACTCTTACCAAATATGGAGTACGTTTTAATGCAACTGTAGTCTGCAATTTTTGGGTGTAAAAACCAGGAATCAGTATCTTAAAGacttaaatcatgtaaattagtcTGGTAATAAGTCGTAAGAGAAAGTATGTTACCCTAACTCAGGTGCTGCTTCTGATCCTAGATTGTTTTGCCTTGCAGGAAGGCTTAATTGAGTATACAGGTGCTCCCCAGTGTTGAAACCACTTGTCATCATACCGCTGCTACCGATGCCATTCATGTTTCCTGAACTATAAAGCTGAGACAAAGTAAATTCTTGCTTGTTAACCAATTACTAGCAAATAGTGTTCTACTTGTTTTCGAGTGAAATGCAACCTATTATCCAAATACCTTCTTGTACAACTCCCTGTTTTCTTGACAAATGAGGTTTACCTTCTCATACAGCTCCGTGTTTTCCCGCTGAATGATTGCTCCCTGTACAAGAATGTAAGTTGAATCAACAACAAGTCAAGTGTATACCAAGGAAGCTAGATAAATCTAGTTACAAGCTCACACCTTGCGATTCAGCTCTTCTATTTCATCGCTTAAGATCTGTTCCTGCATATGTAAGGTCATACGAGTTATTAGAAAATGTACAAATAGAAATAAGAGGATGTTAAACCGACCAATGGACACAATTCTTACCTTCTTTGTGCGAACACCCTGCAGACTCATTTCCAGTTGGTTTTCTAGGTAGTTGAGTTCCTTAATGCTTAAGCCATTTAGCTTTTGTCCCATAAGTTGCCTACCTTACCACAAATTGATACTCGTATCAAGTATCTAAATCAGGATACTGCAAGTCATTTACTGCGTGTGCTTAGTTGAACTAGTGCTCTACTGATGTTGAACTACCATGGATACATAAGAACTTATCATCTATCTGTATGCAAATGATTCTTATTTTCTTTACTTCTTAAGATTTTAAAAAGGAAATTCAGCAATATTTGATGAGTACCTATTTGCCATTACAATGATACAAGTGCTATCGAAAAAAGAGGCCTGTTTTGCATTCTAGTGTGGCCGTAGAGCTAAAAGGCGATGGATTTCCAAGCGTTCAAAGTTACTCATAGATAAAAGTTGAATGTGTACCGGTGGCTTTCCTGTAGGTCCTGCAGCTGGTGCCTTATCACTTCTGCCTCCTGCCGCCAAAACTACCATGTGAAAATTAAGATTATCGATTTGTTCAGCTAAATATCCATTTCACATCAGTAAAAAGAATGGTAAGTAAGTTAgtaaagtattttttttttttttttttttaaactcatGAATTTGAAGGAGTGTATTTACTAATTATCTGACGTTTTATTAGTCCGTCCCAGAATAATTGATCTCTTTCTTTATCCAATACAGGTGTGGCCTTTATGCTGGCGTATGGCCATTGAAATTGTTAAGGGAAGTTGACCTGGTATCCGTGATTCGCTTGGATGTGTCATGTGGCAGAAACAGTGAACTGGCTGACAGTTTGTTGTGTGAAGCCCATTGTTGTTCCCATGGCCCTAATTAGAGTAACTACGCATTATACTTTTTCCGATGTACCTTAGTCATCAAGGTGGTAAGAGCTCCTTTACTCCTTGTGAACCTGGCACTAGGAAATCTCATTCAAATTCCATGCTCTAACATGAAACTGTTGGAGAATGTTGAGTCTTTACTGTAAGGCTGTAACATTTCTGCTATGAGTATGTGTTTTCCTTCTACTACCTCTGTAATGCCGTAAGTGCCGTTACCATAATGTAGCAGTTTCTGTAAGTACCAACGAACTATACTTTAAGGGAATTATGTTGACTCCTGCGATATTATTTGTGCATCTCATGTTTCACCTTTGTTATAAGCTACTTGGCTATTATACATGGAGTATTAAGTAACTGACATCAAGTTTCGTCCCTCCAGCTTGTGTGTTTCGCTTTTCCGTTGGTGAAGGCATCAAATATTACTTGAATAAATGAGGCAACCACATCTCGgaaaggacacaaaacctcacaTCTGAACTTATTGAACTACTCCAGTTTCTCGCGACATAATTCCATTAAAATATAGTTCGTTGGTTCTGACACAAATTGGATTATATACATGATATTCATGTATATATACCTTGTATTTACACCAAAATACAAATACATATGGATCCGGTGCTTAGGAATTAATACTCTTAATAATTTCTATAACCATAAACCCGTGTGTGCTAATTGTTCTAATAGCGAGACTGACTCCGAGGATGGGTTCAGGACTCAAGAGGTGGTACATTATGTTCATGAATCCTGATAAAGGGGATTGGAGTCTAACTTTCTCCACTTTTTTCCGTTATACTGCTAAGCGAAAGTATAAGGCAATCAAGAGGGATGTAGAAGAAAGAAGACGAAGAAGGTACCTTGAGTTGTGATTCAGAATTGAGGTGGTGATGCTCCTCCTTTGCTTTGTTATATCTTTCTATCACTGATTTCATGCTGCCACCAGCATTACAGTAGTCAGCAACTGCTAAACAAATATATATGCCACCCATTTCTTGCAAGACAGTTTTATTGTGATGCCAATAATCCAGCTAGCCCAATTTTTCAGGACTAAATCTGTTCAGTCTTCAAAAGATACGGTCTCATACAATAATAGCGTATATAACAAACATGCCTTAGCTTAGTGGTTACAATGAGGTATCTTGCACAATATAGGTCTGAGTTTCGAATCCCTTAACCCCTATGTTGTATTTGCCCTTGTGGTTCATTTGACAAAAACATAAGTGCATATGTGCATAATATGGAGCATTTACGGAATATTCTTCAGATCAATTATGCAGAGTTTAAAACATGTTTTTTGCATATTGGAGACATCTTTACTTGGGCTGAAACGACTTTATCCTAATTTCTTAAGCTCCCCGGTGAGTATCGGGGTAAATCAGTCCGATGTACAAGTGTTACCCATGTGTTGTTAACACAGAGACTATTTTCAAATGATCCAAAATGAAACTGGTCGAAAATTGCATcaaattatttgttttttttttttttttaatgatgaAAAGAAACACAATCAGATTAGCAAATTGTTTTACTATATTCGATCATACTCCAAAATCAAAGAAAAAACTCTACTAGCTACTAGTGGAAAAAACGTGTAAACATTGCCATAGTGCTTCATGCTAATTACGGGTTTTCAAGTTGATCTTCAAGCTGACTCAACAACACATACAAACAccgaaaaaattacaaaaatactTGCCGTTCGAGAAGACTGAAAaatgatatattttcatcttCCAAATATATACCATTATGCTCCACATTGTGTAACACTGTAACTTTTCAATTTTGCAGGTATATTTTACTACACAGTAACTTTTTGCTTAGTATTTTCAGAAGAAAATTCGTGCTTCATGGAAGGCTCTAATCGGAAGTAACATATGTGTCTGGAGTGATCTTAGGTGAAAAGGTTGTATAGAATGTTGTCAACGTATATCACAAAACCATTTTATTCTAGTTTTTGTAGTGAAAATATTATGAATAAGCTCTTATATCAACATTATTATTTATATCATTGTTGTTTTGGGCAATAAGGATGCATTATATTAAGGAACCGAGAAAAAGGGTGCATTAGATTATTTCTAGCATTGTTGAACTTGAAATATAGCATGCCGGTGTTTAGATGGTACTTCCGGGAAAGCTTACCTTTCCGGTTTCCGTTCATCTTTTGAGCTACAACGGCATGACAATATGTATCATACAAAACAAAATTTATAAAATTTAagtttttttttcaatttgtgGCCGCCCTTAGAAAAAGTTTTCAAGATTATTCACCACTAGTGATAGATGATGAAGGTGTTAAAGACCTTAATAACCTACGTTTGGCAATAAATGCCAGATTTTGTTACTCCCATTCAAAGAAGTCAAAACCTTAAAGCTTGCTCTACGGTGATTAAAACGAGTGTTGAAATGCGTATTAATTAGCTTGATTATGAACATTGGTTCTTTCGGTTCTAAAAAGTGTTATGTCAAATGCGTAGATTTACCCTAGTTTAATTATGGcagtgtataaaatgtatttccGATGAGGAAATTGTCAGTCGTTGGCCTGTAAGTATTAGAATTAAACGATCTTTAAGGTATTGATTGATGCCTGATCAATGGTTTAGTACCCCTAAGTTACAAAGATGATAGAAGTCGATCTATATAGAATTAGATCCATGCGCTAAGAAATCATAAAATGGTCATAGTTCAAAATCAAAGAATATAGGCTCTAGTTGATAATTGAAAAGTAAGAGAAAGAAAACCTTGAATTAGAGTACTCATAGAGTTTGGAAGTGCTGGAAAAGATGAGAACACCAACATGAGCATCACAAAGAATAGCAAGCTCCTTTGCTTTCTTCAGCAGCCCTTTTCGCCTCTTCGAAAACGTCACTTGCCTGCTTGTCGTGTTATCGATCCTCTCTATTACGATCTTTCCTCTCCCCATACCTCTCCCCCTTTCCTTCTTCTGCTATTCACTGCTGTAAAATCACTACTACATACGCTCGATCATCATACCAACCATCTAAGCACTTTTAccttttttcatttatttttttacTAATCTTTGTTAATGGTGTTATTGATTGGAAATTGTTTGAGTGCCCTAAGAATGGAGTTTAGCTTGATGAGTTTGAACTTGAAAGAGGAAAAGGAATAAAGTACATAGTACTTTGAGGTTAGCAGCTTTCTTCACAAGCCAATAGTGCTTAATGATGCACATtaatatatacatacatacacgGAGTATACAATAAACCCTAGACTACTAGTACTATTGTATGTGTATTAGTAAAAAATAAGTTTGTGTGACAATGTGAAATAActattttcatattatttgctCAACTCTACTCGAGGGACaataagggtgtgtttggattgagtgatttagagggaaaagaaaaggagggagagtaggggatttaaaatcctttgtttggatagTAAATAAGGGTGGAGAAAGGGGGGGAGATTTGGAGGGgggcaaatcaaaatctctcgaataggagagatttggagggatccccTCCATTtttccaaacacaccctaagggtccgtttggatcctggagagaaggggaggggaggagGAAAAGGAGgctttgtttggataaaaaaatcaaaatggaagggagagaaatgagaggacttattttctcctataacaaactataatctttccaaagatggcaagatttggaaagaaaatattatttggactctaattataccaccAACATCCTTCAATCCTCTAAAAATTCTTCATCTCTCCTCCTTTCCCTTTCCtccttcataatttttgttatccaaacctcccttctctcccctccctcCCTCCCCTCCTCCctttcccctccccttccctcctaaaattgtatccaaataCACCCTAAGGGAATATACCTCAACTCTACTCCTCTtgacctttttttttaaaaaaaaaaatggtacAACAATAAAATTATTACCCTATTATCTCATTAACGCCCATAAAATGTCTACTTGTGAGGTAAGGGGTTACGGCACCCTAATTACTTTTGTGTTAACAACATAAAGAGGTTGTTTCTCAATAATCTAAAATAAAAATTGCGTTGATAACTACTTCGAACGTCTACAACTTCACAAGAGAAAAAAGCGCGTCCATTTAGTAAGTCATTTTAATTTATTCTATCATAATTTAGAACCAAATAATGAAAAACATTTAATTTGGCTCCATTGAAAATATGAAAATGGTgcgtagattttttttttttttcgataatAATAAACTTTCATAAATAAAAGAAGGTACTACAAACCGTTTATTTAAAATACAAATAAAGGAAGGTTAGATTATATTATGACAAGTATGAAACGTACAACAAAAAGGGGTCAATCAAAGAAAAAGCTCAGCATAAGCCACCAAGTCAAAACTACAAACATGCAATAAAAAGTTGGGGATTACACACGGGCGTTTTAAAGTAAATGGAGGCTCGATACACTACAAAAAAATGAGGCCCTAAATATAAATATATAAGTATACTATACGTAGAGATTTGTATTGAATATTATTAGTAAAGTTTATAAATTTGGTGGCCAAAACTGAAGGCCTGATTCTCGCCCGTAGTCGCCCGGGATATTATTAGACACCCTGGGATTACATTAGAAGTAGAACTTTCATTAGGAACATTTTGGTCTTTCTGGATAATTGGCCAAAGCATCCGTAACTGCATTAGAACCTCGGAGCTCAAAGATAATAAGTCTATTACTTCTTCGGTTTCGttcaattgttgtcatttggttttggcacaaagaaccAGGTAAGAGGAGgagaccaa
Above is a genomic segment from Silene latifolia isolate original U9 population unplaced genomic scaffold, ASM4854445v1 scaffold_338, whole genome shotgun sequence containing:
- the LOC141639324 gene encoding MADS-box transcription factor 23-like isoform X3; translation: MGRGKIVIERIDNTTSRQVTFSKRRKGLLKKAKELAILCDAHVGVLIFSSTSKLYEYSNSSMKSVIERYNKAKEEHHHLNSESQLKFWRQEAEVIRHQLQDLQESHRQLMGQKLNGLSIKELNYLENQLEMSLQGVRTKKEQILSDEIEELNRKGAIIQRENTELYEKLYSSGNMNGIGSSGMMTSGFNTGEHLYTQLSLPARQNNLGSEAAPELGLQLH
- the LOC141639324 gene encoding MADS-box transcription factor 23-like isoform X2, producing the protein MGRGKIVIERIDNTTSRQVTFSKRRKGLLKKAKELAILCDAHVGVLIFSSTSKLYEYSNSSMKSVIERYNKAKEEHHHLNSESQLKEAEVIRHQLQDLQESHRQLMGQKLNGLSIKELNYLENQLEMSLQGVRTKKEQILSDEIEELNRKGAIIQRENTELYEKVNLICQENRELYKKLYSSGNMNGIGSSGMMTSGFNTGEHLYTQLSLPARQNNLGSEAAPELGLQLH
- the LOC141639324 gene encoding MADS-box transcription factor 23-like isoform X1; translation: MGRGKIVIERIDNTTSRQVTFSKRRKGLLKKAKELAILCDAHVGVLIFSSTSKLYEYSNSSMKSVIERYNKAKEEHHHLNSESQLKFWRQEAEVIRHQLQDLQESHRQLMGQKLNGLSIKELNYLENQLEMSLQGVRTKKEQILSDEIEELNRKGAIIQRENTELYEKVNLICQENRELYKKLYSSGNMNGIGSSGMMTSGFNTGEHLYTQLSLPARQNNLGSEAAPELGLQLH